A region of the Cyanobium usitatum str. Tous genome:
CGACCAGCCAAAGGGGCAAAACCCCTTCGGTCCAGCGAGAGCGCCAAGCAACTGCAGGACGACCATCTGGCAGACGATCTGGAATCCGGCCATCAGGCAGATTGGACTTCTTGCCGCTCATCGGGAGCTCTCCGGGTTATGTGAAGAGGGGTCAGTTAAAGAAATAGCTGGAAAAAAGGATGCCGATCGTGAAAACGAACAACAGGCCCAGAAACAAGCTGGTGCGGTTTAGTTCAACCGGCAAATTATTGGGATTGGGAGAGCGTTGCATGGCTGACGAGCAATTACCGACTCAGCGGCGAACAAATTGCATAGCCGCAAGACATCCCAGGAAAAAGACCGTGGGAACGCCGAGGGCATGCACCGACAGCCACCGAACCGTGAAGATCGGATAGTTGCGGGGGGTGGTGGAAACAGGTGCTTGGGTCATGGCTTATTGCAAGCGCTGGTCAAGTTGACTCTTGCCCTCGTAACGCCGACTCACCACTGGAGCCTTGCTCTCCTGAGCCTGAAAATAGGCATCAGGGCGAGGGGTCCCAAAGGCGTCATAAGCCAAGCCCGTAGACACGAACATGAAACCAGCCAAAAAGATGGCGGGCAGGGTAACCGCATGGATTACCCAGTAACGGATGCTCGTAATGATCTCGAAGAACGGGCGTTCTCCAGTTGAGCCGGCAGCCATAGCGACAAGCGTTCAGCTCGTTGATCTTAAGGGTGAGCCGGGGAAGGACGGGGCCGGAATGGCCCCTTGGTTACAGAAGTTGGCGGCCGCAGCCGCTAAAGGGGGCGGGATCAGCCCACCCAGCGCAGCAGGGATCCCCGTTCACCCAGCACGAAGCCCTTGCCATCTGACTTAAAGCTGATGCGGGTGAAGTTGGAGGGCTGCTGGGCGCCCACCGGATCTTTCTGCCAGCTTTTGCCCCCATCGCTGGAGATCAACAAGGTGCCGCTGCCGCCGCCGGTCCAGATCGAGCCATCAGGAGCCCAGGCCATGTCGAGATAACCGAAGCCATTAGTGATCGGCACCACCGCCTTGCCCCACTCCTCAACGTTGCTGACATCTGGGTTGAAGCGAATCTGGGCTCCCCGGGCCAACATCCAGAGAGAGCCATCGGGCTGGAAGCCCATCGACTGGAGCCGCTGGCTGCTCATCCGTTGGTGGGGCTGCCAGGTGCCATCCCCCGGCTTCCAAGTGGAGAAAAAGTTGCCCAGGCCGCTGACGCTTACATAGCGACCATCGTTAAAGCGGCGCAGCTCCCGCACGGCCCCGGCAGCGTCGTCCACATCGGCTTGCCAATTGGTGCCGCCATCGCTTGTTTGATAAATCGCTCCCACGTTGGTGGCCAGCTCGGCCTGATTTGGCCCCAGGGCCGTGATCAGGTACGGCTCACCTGGCAGCTTGGTATCCAGGAAAAGCCGGCTCCAGTTTTGGCCGCCGTCCGTGGTGTGCAGCAACAGGCCGGGCTGGCCGGCAATCCAGCCCTCATCGCCGCGGAAATCAAGACTGATCAAACGGAAGTTTTCCTCCTCCGGCAGATCGAGGGCCCGCTCAGCCCAGCTGGCTCCGCCATCGTTAGTTTCGAGGATCAGCCTGTTGCTACCCACCAGGAAGCCGTGGCGGTCATCGGTGAAGGCCACGTCCAGGGGATTGGCCTTAGTGGCCAAAGGCACCGCTTGCCAGGGGCTTGCGGCTGCCACAGGCAACCCGGTGGTGACACAACCAGACAGGCCAAAGCCCAGCCCAGCAACGAGCAGCAAGCTCACTAGGGGCCTCAGCAAGGGCCGCATTAGGGCCTGAAGCTGGCGGAACAGGGGAAGACTGGTCATCAGCGCAGGGAGTAAAGGGAGAGGAAGAAGGCAAAAGCCAAAGCGAAGCCCCCGAAGATCAACACATTCTTCTGGCCTGGGGTGAGCCTGTTGACGCCCAAACCGAAGTTGAGGTTTTCTTCGAAGCCGCTGGGCTTGTTGCGGGGCCCGATGTCCTTAAAGGCCCCAACCCGACTGCGGCAGACGGGGCAGCGGAAGCCGATCGGATCAAGCTGGGTAAAGGGCGTGCCGGGGGCGATGGCCAGCTTGCGCACCCCCTCAGCCGGGTCGTAGACGAAACCGCAGCTGCGGCACTCAAAGCGGTGCGTATCTGGATCCTCCCCTGGATCAACTGATGGATCAACTGATGGATCAACTGATGAATCATTTGACAGAGCCGCTGCCGCTTGGGGGCCTGGCTCGGCCTCAATGACCTCGCTGGGTTCGCTGGCTTCGGGCTGGGGCCCAGGCACTTGATCAGAACTCATCCCTGGGCCTCAGGTGGTGCAGTCACTTTATCGGTGCCACCCCAGGGCCCGGGCACAGATGCCAGACTGCTCTGCAGGTTGGTATGGCTCGAATGTTCGTGCTCTCCGGCTACGACGCTTTTGTTGGCTTCCTGCTGATTTCGGCGGCGGTGCCAGTGCTGGCGTTGTTGGCCAACAAACTGCTGTCACCCCAAAGCCGCAAGGGCGAGCGCGAGCTCACCTACGAATCGGGCATGGAGCCGATTGGCGGCGCCTGGATTCAATTCAATATCCGCTACTACATGTTTGCCCTGGTCTTCGTCATTTTTGACGTGGAGACCGTTTTTCTCTATCCCTGGGCCGTGGCCTTCCACCGCCTTGGCCTGCTTGCCTTTATCGAAGCCCTTATCTTCATCGCCATTCTGGTAGTGGCCCTCGCCTACGCCTGGCGCAAAGGCGCCCTTGAGTGGAGCTGAACCCATGACCAACACACCCTCCATAGAAGCTTTAAAGGATCTGCGGGCTGCTAGCTGCAACCCGGTTGGCACGCCAACTATCACCTCAGATCTCTCCGAAAATGTCATCCTCACCACCCTGGATGACATTCACAACTGGGCGCGCCTTTCGAGTCTCTGGCCCCTGCTTTACGGCACGGCTTGCTGCTTCATCGAATTTGCTGCACTGATTGGCTCCCGCTTCGATTTCGACCGCTTTGGTCTAGTGCCCCGCTCCAGTCCCCGCCAGGCAGACCTGCTGATCGTGGCCGGCACGGTGACCATGAAAATGGCCCCTGCCCTAGTGCGTCTCTATGAGCAGATGCCGGAGCCGAAATATGTGATCGCCATGGGCGCTTGCACCATCACCGGCGGCATGTTTTCCGCCGATTCCACCACCGCCGTGCGGGGGGTGGACAAGTTGATCCCTGTAGATCTCTACCTGCCCGGCTGCCCTCCTCGCCCGGAAGCAATCTTTGATGCGGTGATCAAGCTGCGTAAAAAGGTGGGCAACGAAGCCTTGGTCGAGCGCGGCAATCTCCAGCAATCTCACCGCTACTGCACGGTCTCCCACCAGATGAAAGCGGTGGCCCCGATCGTGAATGGTCAATACCTAGCGGCCGAAACTCAAAGGCAGGCCCTAGCCGCCGCCAGCTCCCTTCCCATGCCCGCACCAGCTGCGGCCATCCCTGCTCCAGTCGAAGCCTGAGCACCACCTCCACGCCCGCTATGCCTGACGCAATCCAAACCAACGCCGGCGACGACGCCAGCAGCACGGCGCTTGAAACCCCAGCTACAGGCGCGGTTGGCAGCTGGCTTGACAGCCAGGGGTTCGATCATGTTGCGCTTGGCCGCGACCATCTCGGCATCGAAATGATCGGCGTGGAAGCGGTGTTTTTGCCCGTAATCGCTACGGCCCTCAAAAGCCAAGGGTTCGACTACCTGCAATGCCAAGGGGGCTACGACGAAGGCGCCGGTGGCCGGCTGGTGAGCTTCTACAACCTGGTCAAGCTGGCAGCCCTTTCAGATCGCTGTACCGCTGGAGTGATGCCCCCAGGGGAAGCCCCTGAAGAAGTGCGCATCAAGGTATTTCTGGAGCGCGACGGCGATCTCACCATTCCCACTCTCTATGGCCTGTTCCGCGGTGCCGACTGGCAGGAGCGGGAAACCTTCGACATGTACGGCATTCAGTTTGCTGGCCACCCCCATCCCAAGCGTCTGTTGATGCCGGAAGACTGGAAAGGCTTTCCGATGCGCAAGGACTACGTGCAGCCCGATTTCTACGAAATGCAGGACGCCTACTAAGAAGCGGAACCGCTGCCCCGCTGGTGATTACGGAAAAAACGCATCACTGCCAGGGCGACGCTGCGGGGATCGTGGCGCAACGTGGCCGTAGGCCTTGCCCCTTGCAGCGGTGCCAGCATCACTTCGTAGCCCTGGCGGCGCAGCTGACGCGTATCACAGGCCACTGGCTCAGCGCCCTGGTGCCGGTAATGGTCAATCAAAGCGGAATCGCCCAGATCTTCCTGGGCCAGCACAGCGGTAAATAGTCGCTCCTCCACCCCGAGGCTGGCCAATTGGGCCTCAAGGGCCCGCAAATGGCCCTCTACATCGAGCCCATCGGTTTCGCCCGGCTGGGTCATCAGGTTGCAGATGTAAAGGCGCGGTGCCTTGCTGCGGCGGATGGCCTGCACCAGTTCGGGTACGAGAAGGTTGGGCAGCAGCGAGGTGTAGAGGCTGCCCGGGCCTAGCACAATCAGATCAGCATTGGCGATGGCCTCCAGGGCTCGGGGTAGGGCCGGGGGACGCTCGGGCGTGCAGCCCAGCCGCACGATTGGGCTGGAGGCGTGGCCAATCTTCGACTCACCTTCGATCCGTTCGCCGTTCTCAAGCTCAGCCCACAAACGCACGTCGGCGTTGGTGGCGGGCACCACCTGCCCCTGCACCGCCAACACCCGGCTGCTGGCGGTGATCGCCGATTCCAGATTGCCAGTGATCGCCGTGAGAGCTGAAAGGAATAAGTTGCCGAAGCTGTGGCCCTCCAGGCCGCTACCGGCCTTGAAGCGGTATTGGAACAACCGGGTCAGCAGGGGTTCCTCCCGAGCCAGGGCCGCCAGGCAGTTGCGGATGTCGCCGGGTGGTTGCACGCCCAGCTCGCGCCTCAGCACCCCGCTGCTGCCGCCGTCATCAGCAACCGTGACGATGGCAGTGAGATTGCTGCTGTAGCGCTTTAGTCCACTGAGCAGGGTGGAAAGGCCGGTGCCGCCGCCAATGGCGACGATGCTTGGACCGCGGTTGAGGCGCCGCTGAGCCAGCAGGGCATCCACTAACAAGGTGTCTTTTTCTGGAGCCAAAGCCTGCTGAATGGAGCCGAAACTGCGGCTCTGGCCCAGCCAGATCAGCACAGCCCCAACCAGCAACACCAACGGGCCCGTGAACTTGCGGGGCAACACCCCGGTGACCTGAGCCAGCAGCCATTGAATGCTGGAGAGCATCCAGTAGATCGGCTGCAGATCGGCCCACACCGCCGCGCCGAGCAGGGCCACCAATAAACCCAACCCGGAGGTGAGCACCCAGCGCTTCACCACCAGACCTGGCTGCAACCAGCGGGCCGCTCGCCGGGAGCGACTCATCAGGTCCTTGCGGCGCAGATCGCCGCGGCCCAGCCAACCCGGTTTCGGCAGCGGTCGGCGGGAGCGCCGCAATCGGGAAACCGGAGCGGAGGAGCGCAAAGGGCGGGGGAGGACGCTGCCTCAATTGGCTGAACTTTAAGGAGAGCCATCGGCCCCGCAAACAGCCAGGATGGAAACCTTCTTCATGAGCCCCCTCTGGCTTCCTCAGCAGCACCGCTGGCCGCAATGGAGAACCTCAGCGTGCGCTGGGGCAGCCGCTGCGTTCTTGACCAGGTAAACCTGCACGTCGCCCCCGGCGAGCGCTTAGTGGTGGTTGGGCCTTCCGGGGCGGGCAAATCAACCATTTTGCGTCTGCTGGCCGGACTGCAGCTGCCCAGCAGCGGCAGCTTGAGCCTGCACGGCATACCCCAGTCCTACCTGCGTCTAGACCAACGCCAGCCTCCGGACGTACGGCTGGTATTTCAGAACCCGGCCCTACTTGGCTCCCTAACCGTGCGTGAAAACGTCGGCTTCCTGCTCTACCGCCACGGCCAGCTAGCTGAACGAGACATACGGGAGCGAGTGGGCGCAGCACTGCATGCGGTGGGGCTGCAAGGCATCGAGGAGCAAATGCCTGCGGAGCTCAGCGGCGGCATGCAGAAGCGGGTCAGCTTTGCCCGGGCCCTAATCGACGACCCGGCCAAGCCAGATGAACAGATGCCCCTGCTGCTGTTCGACGAGCCCACGGCCGGCCTGGACCCGATGGCTTGTACCCGCATCGAAGATCTAATCGTGCGCACCACAGAAGTGGCCCGCGCCACCTCTGTGGTGGTAAGCCATGTGCACAGCACCATCGAACGCTCTGCGGAACGGGTTGTGCTGCTCTATGACAGCCAATTCCGCTGGAGCGGCACGGTTGAGGAATACCG
Encoded here:
- a CDS encoding gluconeogenesis factor YvcK family protein — protein: MSRSRRAARWLQPGLVVKRWVLTSGLGLLVALLGAAVWADLQPIYWMLSSIQWLLAQVTGVLPRKFTGPLVLLVGAVLIWLGQSRSFGSIQQALAPEKDTLLVDALLAQRRLNRGPSIVAIGGGTGLSTLLSGLKRYSSNLTAIVTVADDGGSSGVLRRELGVQPPGDIRNCLAALAREEPLLTRLFQYRFKAGSGLEGHSFGNLFLSALTAITGNLESAITASSRVLAVQGQVVPATNADVRLWAELENGERIEGESKIGHASSPIVRLGCTPERPPALPRALEAIANADLIVLGPGSLYTSLLPNLLVPELVQAIRRSKAPRLYICNLMTQPGETDGLDVEGHLRALEAQLASLGVEERLFTAVLAQEDLGDSALIDHYRHQGAEPVACDTRQLRRQGYEVMLAPLQGARPTATLRHDPRSVALAVMRFFRNHQRGSGSAS
- the psbF gene encoding cytochrome b559 subunit beta, with the protein product MTQAPVSTTPRNYPIFTVRWLSVHALGVPTVFFLGCLAAMQFVRR
- a CDS encoding photosystem II reaction center protein L; translation: MQRSPNPNNLPVELNRTSLFLGLLFVFTIGILFSSYFFN
- a CDS encoding photosystem II reaction center protein J, whose protein sequence is MSGKKSNLPDGRIPDRLPDGRPAVAWRSRWTEGVLPLWLVATAGGMAVIFVVGLFFYGSYVGVGSA
- the ndhC gene encoding photosynthetic/respiratory NAD(P)H-quinone oxidoreductase subunit C — translated: MFVLSGYDAFVGFLLISAAVPVLALLANKLLSPQSRKGERELTYESGMEPIGGAWIQFNIRYYMFALVFVIFDVETVFLYPWAVAFHRLGLLAFIEALIFIAILVVALAYAWRKGALEWS
- a CDS encoding NAD(P)H-quinone oxidoreductase subunit J — translated: MPDAIQTNAGDDASSTALETPATGAVGSWLDSQGFDHVALGRDHLGIEMIGVEAVFLPVIATALKSQGFDYLQCQGGYDEGAGGRLVSFYNLVKLAALSDRCTAGVMPPGEAPEEVRIKVFLERDGDLTIPTLYGLFRGADWQERETFDMYGIQFAGHPHPKRLLMPEDWKGFPMRKDYVQPDFYEMQDAY
- a CDS encoding NADH dehydrogenase subunit K, whose protein sequence is MTNTPSIEALKDLRAASCNPVGTPTITSDLSENVILTTLDDIHNWARLSSLWPLLYGTACCFIEFAALIGSRFDFDRFGLVPRSSPRQADLLIVAGTVTMKMAPALVRLYEQMPEPKYVIAMGACTITGGMFSADSTTAVRGVDKLIPVDLYLPGCPPRPEAIFDAVIKLRKKVGNEALVERGNLQQSHRYCTVSHQMKAVAPIVNGQYLAAETQRQALAAASSLPMPAPAAAIPAPVEA
- a CDS encoding ABC transporter ATP-binding protein, producing MENLSVRWGSRCVLDQVNLHVAPGERLVVVGPSGAGKSTILRLLAGLQLPSSGSLSLHGIPQSYLRLDQRQPPDVRLVFQNPALLGSLTVRENVGFLLYRHGQLAERDIRERVGAALHAVGLQGIEEQMPAELSGGMQKRVSFARALIDDPAKPDEQMPLLLFDEPTAGLDPMACTRIEDLIVRTTEVARATSVVVSHVHSTIERSAERVVLLYDSQFRWSGTVEEYRSCSDPYVVQFRSGSLRGPMQPAEL
- the psbE gene encoding cytochrome b559 subunit alpha produces the protein MAAGSTGERPFFEIITSIRYWVIHAVTLPAIFLAGFMFVSTGLAYDAFGTPRPDAYFQAQESKAPVVSRRYEGKSQLDQRLQ
- a CDS encoding rubredoxin; translation: MSSDQVPGPQPEASEPSEVIEAEPGPQAAAALSNDSSVDPSVDPSVDPGEDPDTHRFECRSCGFVYDPAEGVRKLAIAPGTPFTQLDPIGFRCPVCRSRVGAFKDIGPRNKPSGFEENLNFGLGVNRLTPGQKNVLIFGGFALAFAFFLSLYSLR
- a CDS encoding photosynthesis system II assembly factor Ycf48; protein product: MRPLLRPLVSLLLVAGLGFGLSGCVTTGLPVAAASPWQAVPLATKANPLDVAFTDDRHGFLVGSNRLILETNDGGASWAERALDLPEEENFRLISLDFRGDEGWIAGQPGLLLHTTDGGQNWSRLFLDTKLPGEPYLITALGPNQAELATNVGAIYQTSDGGTNWQADVDDAAGAVRELRRFNDGRYVSVSGLGNFFSTWKPGDGTWQPHQRMSSQRLQSMGFQPDGSLWMLARGAQIRFNPDVSNVEEWGKAVVPITNGFGYLDMAWAPDGSIWTGGGSGTLLISSDGGKSWQKDPVGAQQPSNFTRISFKSDGKGFVLGERGSLLRWVG